ACGGCAACCTTATCGTTCACGAGGACGTGTATGATGACTTCGTCGAAGTCCTCGTGAAGGAAGGCGCGTACATCCCGACATGGGAGCAGGCAGAGGCCATCAAGAAGGTAATGTGGGACGAGACCGGCCACAGGCTTCCTGACACAGTCGCAATCAGCGCACAGGCACTTGCGAAGGCGGCAGGGTTCGAGATTCCTGCGGACAGAAAGTTCATCGCAGTACCCAACAACGGCCAGAAGGAAGGCTTCACCATCCGCACTGCTGAGGACATCAAGAGGTGCATCGGCAAGGAGCATTTCTTCAGCACCGAGAAGCTGACGACGCTCCTTACGCTGTTCAAGTACGGCGGAGAGTTCCAGACTGCGCTTGACATCATGCTGGAGATCTTCGACAAAGCGGGCGGCAAGGGACATTCCTGCGGACTGTACTCCTTCGACGACGACCATGTACATCGTCTGGGAATGTGCGCACCTGTTTCGCGCTGCATGATCCGCCAGCCCAACAATCGCGGCAACGCAGGAAGCGCGACCAACGGTATGCCTCCGACCAACTCGATGGGCTGCGGCACTTGGGGCGGCAACATCGTCAGCGAGAACATCACGCTGAAGCACTACATGAACACGACGTGGGTAGCGCGTCCTATCATGGAGGATATGCCTTCACTGCAGGCACTCTTCGGAGAGTTCTACGTTGACGGCATGGACGAGGAATAACAATCAGCTAAAACTTTCACGGCAGGCCTCGCAGAGATGCGGGGTCTGTTGTTGTGAGTGAAACTTTACAATTTACAGGCTGGGTGCTAAACTCAACCAATACCAATCATTCATAACATCAAGGAGCGTTTAACTAAATTGGCAACAAGAAGAGAACCCCGCTTCAAATTATGCCGCCATCTGGGAGTTAATGTTTGCGGACATCCTAGGGCTCTGAAGCGTTCAGAGGCAAAGAAGAATCCCGCCGCAGCTGCAGCACGTACAGGGCAGAAAGTCTCACAGTACGGCCTTCAGCTCATGGAGAAGCAGAAGATCAAGGCTTATTACGGAATCTTTGAGCGTCAGTTTGCACGTTATTTCGAGATCGCAAAGAAGAGCCCCGACACCACAGGCACAGCTCTTCTCCGCGCGCTCGAGTGCAGGCTTGACAACCTCGTCTACAGAATCGGTTTCGCCCGCTCAATCCGTCAGGCACGCCAGCTCGTATCGCACGGGCACATCCTCGTCAACGGCAAGAAGGTGGACATACCCTCCTACGGCGTACAGGTCAATGACGTTATCAGTCTCAAGGAGAAGACCCGCACGAACCCGCTCGTAGAATCGAACTTCGGCGGACTGGTGAGCTTCAACGTGCCCTACATCGAGAAGGACAAGGCAACGTTCAGCGCAAAGCTCGTACGCGAACCCATGCGTGAAGAATTACCCATCGAGGTGAACGAGATTCTCGCAGTCGAGTTGTACTCAAAGTAGCAGACAATAACCACAACAACTTAGCTCTTATCAAGAGAGGTGGAGGGACCGACCCTGTGAAGCCCGGCAACCTGTTTGAATCAGGTGCCAATATCGGCAGCGTAGTAACAGCTGGATGATGAGAGAGAGATTACATAGCAAATGACCGTGTGCACTCTCTTGAAACATTCAGGAGGGTGCATTTTTATGAACAGGAGGCAGAAATAATGGCAGAGAACTTTATCTTTTCGTCCGAGTCAGTAACTGAGGGACACCCCGACAAGGTAGCGGATCAGATTTCCGACGCAGTGCTTGACGCGATTCTCCGTGAAGATCCGATGGGGCGCGTTGCGTGTGAGGTTATGGTGTCGACAGGATTTGTCGTTGCGGCCGGAGAAATCTCCACGAAGGCAGTTATCGACATCCAGAGCATTGCCCGTCAAACCATCAACGAAATAGGCTACACGAGGGCAAAATACGGCTTCGACGGAGATTCATGCGCGGTGTTCACTGCGATAGACGAGCAGTCAGGTGATATTGCGCAGGGAGTTGACGACGCAATCGAGGTGAGGGGCAAGGACTTGGCCGACGGCGACATAGCGAAGATCGGTGCAGGGGATCAGGGCATGATGTTCGGTTACGCGACGAACGAGACAAAAGAGTTCATGCCGATGCCGATAGCTCTCGCGCACGCAATGTCCCGCCAGCTCGCCCGTGTCCGCAAGGACGGAACGCTGAAGTACCTCAGGCCGGACGGAAAGACGCAGGTATCACTGCGTTACGAGAACAGGAAGGCAGTCCACGCAGACACTATCGTAGTGTCGACGCAGCACAGCCCTGACGCGAGCCTGAAGCAGATACGCGAGGACATGATAGCTCACGTTATTACGCCGATTGTCCCGGCCGAGCTCATCGACAAGGACACGAGAATTTTCGTGAACCCGACGGGACGCTTCGTGAAGGGCGGTCCTGCGGCGGACTCGGGACTGACGGGCAGGAAGATTATCGTCGACACTTACGGCGGCTGGGTGCCTCACGGAGGCGGGGCGTTCAGCGGCAAAGACCCCACGAAGGTGGACAGGAGCGGTGCGTACATGACGCGTTATGCGGCCAAGAACATCGTTGCGGCTGGGCTTGCTGACGAGTGCCAGATTCAGGTTGCGTACGCGATCGGAGTTGCTGAGCCCGTCTCCCTGAACGTCAACACGTTCGGCACGGCCAAGATTGATGAAGCAAAGATAGCGGAACTTCTGCGCGAGTGCTTCGACTTCAGGCCTGCGGCAATCATCAGAGACCTTGACCTCAGGAAGCCGCAGTACCGTGCTCTTGCGTCGTACGGGCACATGGGACGCATTGACCTGCCGGAGCTTCCGGGCTGGGAGAAGACTGACAGAGCAGAGGCTCTCAGGAAAGCAGCAGGATTGTAGAGTAGGAGAATCGTCATGGAACTCACAAGGAGAGATTTCCTCAAGGCCGGAGCAGTAACCGTCGCCGCAGCGGCAGTAGCGAACAGCATACCGTCATTTGCGGAGGAAGCTGCGCCCGGCTTTGAGGGCAAGAAGAAATTTGCAGGCATAGGTAGCTGCCGTAACGTTACGGAAGATGTCGTGTATGTAGGAGTAAGCGACCGCAGAATACAGCTCTTCGAGAACGTTTACCCGATACCGCGCGGAGTGGCCTATAACTCGTACGTACTGCTTGACGAGAAGACTGCGCTCGTCGACACGGTAGACCGTTCCGTAACGGGACAGTTCTTCGAGAACCTTGCGGCAGTGCTCGACGGCCGGGAGCTCGACTACCTCATCGTCAACCACATGGAGCCTGACCACAGCTCCGCTATCTCGGAAGTTCTCGTGCGCTACCCTAAGGCAAAGGTAGTGTGCACAGCGGCCGCCGCAGTTATCCTCAACCAGTTCTTTGCGTGCGACATCGCGGGGAGGAGCGTGATCGTCGGCGAGGGAGACACCCTGAACACCGGCAGGCACACGCTTACGTTCGTGATGGCACCGATGGTTCACTGGCCGGAAGTCATGATGACGTACGACAACGTGTCGGGGATTCTGTTCTCGGCGGATGCTTTCGGGAGCTTCGGCGCGCTCAACGGGAATCTTTTCGCCGACGAGGTGAACTTCGCGAAGGACTGGCTTCCTGATGCGAGACGCTACTACTGCAACATTGTCGGGAAGTACGGCCCGCAGGTTCAGGCAGTCCTGAAGAAGGCGGGAACTGTGGACATCAAGATTCTTTGCCCGACGCACGGCCCTGTGTGGCGCAAGGACTTGGGGTGGATTCTCGACAAGTACAGCAAGTGGAGCAGCTACACTCCCGAAGACAAGGCAGTGATGGTAGTGTACGGCTCTGTTTACGGCGGGACGGAGAGCGCGGCTAATGCAGTTGCGGCCAAGATTTCGCAGGCGGGAATTGCTGATGTTGCGGTCTATGACGTGTCGAAGACCCACGTAAGCGAGCTGATAGCTGAGGCGTTCCGTTGCAGTCATATCGTCTTAGCCTCAATAACCTACAACATGGGCATCTTCACGCCGATGAAGAATTTTCTACTTGACCTCGAGGCACACAACCTGCAGGGCAGGACGTTTGCGTTCATCGAGAACGGCAGCTGGTCGCCTGTGTCAGGGAAGCTCATGCAGGAGATTGTTGATAAAATGAAGGGGTGCTCTGTCGTCGGCAAGACCGTAACGGTGAAGTCCTCCCCGTCGGCGAAGGACTCGGAAGCACTGAACACGCTCGCTGAGGCTGTGGCTTCGTCCGTCTCGGGGAACACGGCTTCCCCTGCGGCGGCAGCTTCAGCACCCGTGAAGAAGAAGTGGGTGTGCACTGTTTGCGGGTACGTCTACGAGGGCGAGAGATTGCCTGAGGGGTACAAGTGCCCGGTGTGCGGCGTAGGAACAGACAAGTTCAAGGAAGCGTAAGGCAAGAAGAAACCCTCCCTGAAACTCTCGGGGAGGGATTATTTTCTGATTACTGGTGGAGCTGAGGAACTCCGAATAAATTACGTACCCCTTGTTGTAATGGCTATCTGTTAAATTACTCCGATATGCCCTTGTACGGTTTCTTGTACGGTAAGGTTTCACGCTCCAACAAGGCCAAGTTCACGCACAGGCATAAACACTTCAGCCCAGCTTTCTATCTGCGGCTCTGGTATATCCCAGCCGTCGTTGAGCCATATCTCCAGAAAGTCTTTCTTGACAGCCTCAAGTTTGGCTCGCGCTTCGGGATACGTATCACCATAGCCACGCACCGCCGCTTCACCTAAGAGAGGAATTGATAACATGATTCCTCCTCCGTCATCCTCAGAAAGTTCCTGCACCTTGACCTCATAAGGTAAGGACATGTAATAATCTAAATCCTTCATGATTGCTCTTTTCTCCCTCGTATGAACTCTAATAACTCTATATATTTTAGAATATCATTCAAGTAGCATCTTTTCACCATTCCGGCTTTAGTATTCGCACCATGAGTTACGGCCAGAGAAAAATCACCGCGAACGCCGAGCTTATAATTGCGCAGAAGGTCTTTCGCGCGTGGATTCCTTGCCAGCTCCATGAACTCGCTGTGCGTGCAGACCCACTCAGATTTCCTCTCAAACGTGAAGCCGTAATGAGTCAGCACGAGCTGTACATTCTGCCATGTGTCTTCCTTCAGCCTACGAGGTGCTTTCCAGCTCTCCACTATTGCCCTTATCTTATCTTCTTTGCTCATTATGTTTGGAAGACTCCTTTCAAAAAATGATGATAATTATAGCTCATTTTTGCTATAAAACATCATTCTTATGAGTGATAATGAGCTTGGAAATTCCTGATGCTATCTGTCCGCCCGGCCACTGCGCCACGTTACCACCTTGAAGCTCAGCATATTAACGAGGAACGTCATATCAATGTCCTTGAAATAGAACATCTGCAGAATTTTGGGATTCCCGTCCGAAGGATCGTATCGTTCATATTTCCCAAAACGCTCCGTCATCGCTTCAGGCTCCCACTTCGTATCAACGAAAATATGTTCCATCACGAAGTCGCGCTTCCTAAGTACAGCAGGAGGGTAGTTCCGCAAGCTGGCCGCACCTGTGCCTTCATAGACCTTGTCGCCCTCGTAGAAAATTTCTGCAGGCATCAGCGCATCCTCAACCGTAAACACATCACCAATCTGTATGCCGTATTTCTTCGCGATCGCCCGTCTGGACTTCAGCATCTTGTTGTTGAAAACGCCCTGCTGATATATCGACCGTTCCAGATCATCTTGAATGCCCAATCCGAATTTTTCCGACTCGCGGAGGTTTACTGCTTTCGCCTCGTCAAGCTCTGCAACGATAGCCCTCTGCTGTGCGTCCGTAACCTTCTCCAGCACATTGGGAGTCTGTTCTGCCTCTAGTATCTCGTCGATGTCATCATCAAGGAGGAAGCCATTTGCTTGAAGTTTTCTGTCGGCCTCACGAATTGCGGTTTGCATGTCGCTGGCCTGTGCAGACACAGCGAGCACCACCATGAGCACCATGCTCAGCATAAAGATACCCTTCCTCAAAATCACCGCGTCCTTTCCGTGTGTGGATTATCTCGAATCGCAATACGATCCATGAGTTTCCGAAACCAAGCCTGATTTTCCTCCGTAGCGGGTATTATGAAGCACATATAGTTATCTTCGTAATATAGCAGTTTCCCGCTCATGATGGCATTGCTTATGGTAGAGTAAGATACCAGTTCAGAGACCATCTACGCTATCACTGCAGTCTGTGTTACCATAGCCGGGCGTTTTACCATAGCCTCAGCTATCCTGTTTATAATGCTATAACCCTGCTCAGTAGGAGGCAATTCTATACGCTCCCCGTCGCGCTCGTACACCAGCATCCACTTGCTGCTTCGTGAACTGGAAGTCGGAACTTTCTTCACGGGCAGAGCCTCAGTGTCGCTTGCAATACTAGGTGCATCATCTTCACTCATCAAGTCAACGACAGACACACCCAGTGCCTGACTCAAATCATTTAGCTTTGCAGAGTTCGGGGTACGTTCCGACAATTCCCATCTCCTTATTGTATTGGGGTGAACATCTACCTTTTCTGCAAGCTGTTCCTGCGTCAAGTGCTGCGCTTCTCTATATCTTCTGACCTGTTCTCCAATACTCATGACTATCACCCCTTTTAGGGAAATATAACCGTTTGTGTCGATTAGTGCCAGAACTGTTTTTGTCGAAATATGTACCCGTTTAGGTTTGATAGTTGCTATAAACCCGTTTGGGTTGTAAAATATGCAACCATAAAAGGTTTGCGAAAGGGGGGCGAAGAATATACGCTTACGAGAACTCAGGGAACGTTTAGGGATCTCGCAGGAGGAATTAGCTGAACGAGTCGGCTGCCATTCCAACACAATTCGTAGGTGGGAATTAGGGCGCAGAGAACCGCGAAGCAGCGACATTCAGAAGCTATGCGAAATCCTAAATTGTACGGAAGCAGAACTTTTGAGCGTATCAGTCAAGCAGGAGTTCGAGGTCAAGATATTAATGGGGGTGAAGAGTTTGACAGGTTTGGCAGGAGTCGAGGTCGCAAGCAACAGCTTCTTCTACGGCGTTGAGGATGACGAGCCCCAGATAGTTATGGGCGGAAGAGTCAGGATCGACACGCCGGAACTCAGAGCAAAGGCGCGCGAGTTGATCCTCAAGAAGTTTGACGCGGCTTGCAGGATGTTCGACCTCAAGGACAAGATTGAGGCTGAGGCTTAGGTGAAACATTGACGAACAAACAGAACAAAACGGGCGAAATCAGCTACACAATCAGGTTTCCGCCTGAATTGCACCGATCGCTGAGGATACTGGCGGCCTACAAAGATACATCCATCAACAAGCTGATACAGGACATCCTCAGTCAGGCAGTTGAACAGGCCCGTGCTCAGATTCCCACTTTGTGATGCAGTCCTTGAACAGCTCCATGATGAGGGCGTTCAACGACAAGCCTTTATAGGCCGCAATGATCTTCATCTTGCGGTGTTCTAGGTCGTCATAACGGATTGTGAGTGCTGGCAATATATCTCCTCCTTGTGATGGTTGACATGATTGCAACCATTGACATTTTAACAATCGGCTTGTAACATGTATAGCTGTAATAGTTGTATTGCAACCTATAGGAGGATGAATTGAGCGGAGTACAAATATCGCAGGTACGCTGGCCTGTTGAGCTTTATGAATGGTTGCAGGAAAGAGCGTACAGAAGACGGCAGAGCATTAACAAGACAATCATCGAAGTAGTAGAGATCGCAAAGAAACAAGAGGAGGTGAAGTAAATGGACAAGGTACAGCTCGCTAATCCGTATGACCCGGCCAAGAGCTACAAGGTTGCTCACTGGTACGCAACGCCTAAGTTCGACGGCGTGAGGGCGGTATTCATTCCTCAGAGAGGATTCTTCACCCGCAACAACAAGCCCATCAATGGCCTTGACGATATGGCGGGTGTCCTCGAAGGAATCTGCGGGGAACGCGGGCTGTCGTTCGTTGATGGTGAGTTGGTACTGGCAGGAGGAAGTTTTCAGGCAAGCCAGAGCGCAATCCTTGCGGCAGAACACGCCGGAAAATCAAGCATAGAATTTCACGTTTTCGCGGTCGGCGGCGCGTTCAAGGATACGCAGGCAATGTTGAAGGAACTTCCTGATTTCCCGGAAGCACGGATTTTCAGAGTCGAGTCGGAGGCTATCCCCAACAGCTTTGAGGCCGTCGAGGAGGCTTGCAGG
Above is a genomic segment from Synergistaceae bacterium containing:
- the metK gene encoding methionine adenosyltransferase, with the protein product MAENFIFSSESVTEGHPDKVADQISDAVLDAILREDPMGRVACEVMVSTGFVVAAGEISTKAVIDIQSIARQTINEIGYTRAKYGFDGDSCAVFTAIDEQSGDIAQGVDDAIEVRGKDLADGDIAKIGAGDQGMMFGYATNETKEFMPMPIALAHAMSRQLARVRKDGTLKYLRPDGKTQVSLRYENRKAVHADTIVVSTQHSPDASLKQIREDMIAHVITPIVPAELIDKDTRIFVNPTGRFVKGGPAADSGLTGRKIIVDTYGGWVPHGGGAFSGKDPTKVDRSGAYMTRYAAKNIVAAGLADECQIQVAYAIGVAEPVSLNVNTFGTAKIDEAKIAELLRECFDFRPAAIIRDLDLRKPQYRALASYGHMGRIDLPELPGWEKTDRAEALRKAAGL
- a CDS encoding helix-turn-helix transcriptional regulator, producing the protein MRLRELRERLGISQEELAERVGCHSNTIRRWELGRREPRSSDIQKLCEILNCTEAELLSVSVKQEFEVKILMGVKSLTGLAGVEVASNSFFYGVEDDEPQIVMGGRVRIDTPELRAKARELILKKFDAACRMFDLKDKIEAEA
- a CDS encoding MBL fold metallo-hydrolase, which codes for MELTRRDFLKAGAVTVAAAAVANSIPSFAEEAAPGFEGKKKFAGIGSCRNVTEDVVYVGVSDRRIQLFENVYPIPRGVAYNSYVLLDEKTALVDTVDRSVTGQFFENLAAVLDGRELDYLIVNHMEPDHSSAISEVLVRYPKAKVVCTAAAAVILNQFFACDIAGRSVIVGEGDTLNTGRHTLTFVMAPMVHWPEVMMTYDNVSGILFSADAFGSFGALNGNLFADEVNFAKDWLPDARRYYCNIVGKYGPQVQAVLKKAGTVDIKILCPTHGPVWRKDLGWILDKYSKWSSYTPEDKAVMVVYGSVYGGTESAANAVAAKISQAGIADVAVYDVSKTHVSELIAEAFRCSHIVLASITYNMGIFTPMKNFLLDLEAHNLQGRTFAFIENGSWSPVSGKLMQEIVDKMKGCSVVGKTVTVKSSPSAKDSEALNTLAEAVASSVSGNTASPAAAASAPVKKKWVCTVCGYVYEGERLPEGYKCPVCGVGTDKFKEA
- a CDS encoding helix-turn-helix transcriptional regulator codes for the protein MSIGEQVRRYREAQHLTQEQLAEKVDVHPNTIRRWELSERTPNSAKLNDLSQALGVSVVDLMSEDDAPSIASDTEALPVKKVPTSSSRSSKWMLVYERDGERIELPPTEQGYSIINRIAEAMVKRPAMVTQTAVIA
- a CDS encoding Arc family DNA-binding protein, with the translated sequence MSGVQISQVRWPVELYEWLQERAYRRRQSINKTIIEVVEIAKKQEEVK
- a CDS encoding aldehyde dehydrogenase, which gives rise to GNLIVHEDVYDDFVEVLVKEGAYIPTWEQAEAIKKVMWDETGHRLPDTVAISAQALAKAAGFEIPADRKFIAVPNNGQKEGFTIRTAEDIKRCIGKEHFFSTEKLTTLLTLFKYGGEFQTALDIMLEIFDKAGGKGHSCGLYSFDDDHVHRLGMCAPVSRCMIRQPNNRGNAGSATNGMPPTNSMGCGTWGGNIVSENITLKHYMNTTWVARPIMEDMPSLQALFGEFYVDGMDEE
- the rpsD gene encoding 30S ribosomal protein S4 — its product is MATRREPRFKLCRHLGVNVCGHPRALKRSEAKKNPAAAAARTGQKVSQYGLQLMEKQKIKAYYGIFERQFARYFEIAKKSPDTTGTALLRALECRLDNLVYRIGFARSIRQARQLVSHGHILVNGKKVDIPSYGVQVNDVISLKEKTRTNPLVESNFGGLVSFNVPYIEKDKATFSAKLVREPMREELPIEVNEILAVELYSK
- a CDS encoding toxin-antitoxin system HicB family antitoxin, translating into MTNKQNKTGEISYTIRFPPELHRSLRILAAYKDTSINKLIQDILSQAVEQARAQIPTL